The window TAACTCGCGTGTTTAGGCAAGATGTGCTGGTTGAGGGTAGATTTCCAATTTAGATTACAGTCTAGCTCTGGATGAGCTCAGTGTAGTCAGAATAACTTCAGATTTTCAGGGAAAACAAGCTCTTCACTGACCGAAGCCCATGAGCCCTATACAtgtcccctgtgctgctgctgaaggaattGCTTTGTTCTCTTTCTGGGTGGGGGGATCTTCCATTTTACCCTGACTTAATCTTTCCAACAGatgaaaaaattaagttattcCTAGTTGTTGTTTGTCTTAAACCAAGCAAAGCAACTTCTGCAGGTTTTTGTGCTGAGCTGTTAGGTGGACTACTTTGCCTTGAGACCTGAAGTTGCAGTTACAGATAATCTGAAGAAGAGAGACATACGAGAGGCATAGCCAAGATCCTCTGAGAGCTGGCACCCTTTGCAGGGTGTGGTGAAGACTGTCTTTTATGTGTGCTGCTAAAGGCCAGGGTGCGACCTCAAAGAAAACCTTCTGATTTGGTTGCAAAGTATCTTTTAGAGGATGGCAGTGGGTGGAGTGAACTGCTGCATCATGGTTTTGTGTCTGACCTGTTTAATAATGTGATTATTAAGGTTTTTTGCATGCAGAAAGACCAGCTTTCATGGGAGAAAATGTTGCAGGGATAAaggcagacaaatgaaaaaactTCACCATTAAAATGGTCAGTCCTCAGTAGAACTTAATTAGATTTAACATGGAAAGCTTGTACTAGGAAGACTCAAACCTACATAAAGAAGCCCAGATCAGGAGGAGACTAAATTGGCCTTATGTTTGcatcaaaagcagaatttttaagttttctccTTACCAATGCAAAATCTCAAAGTACTTGCTTGCCATTTTTGGGACTGAGTCATCCCTGTGAGCATGTTTTAGGTTTGGTGCATGTCTTTGCTGGAAACATTTGTTGAAGGtataacttcattttaaaatgctaatgcTCTCTGGAGAAGGCCAAAACACTGGTGCAGGTAAAGGATATATCATCAAAACCCAATTTCATTACTGTTTGGTTTGGAACAATGGCTTTGCTACTCTAAGACTAAGGTTTGCTAGTGTGGCAGTATTGGCAAAGCTTGTGCAGACTAGCTCTTACGGTTAATCTGGGGCAAAATCATCAATTTGGAAGGACAGCTCCTTTCAAAAAGTCAAGTGTTTCCCTCTTGTCTCCTGCAGTTTTGTTCCCAACACCCTGCTACAGCTGTGTAAGTAGGTCAGCGAGCTGCGTTGTTCACAGTGTGATGACGTGAGAGCAGGTAAAAGTTTTGTGTTGCAAAGCATCAAAATCAAAGCGTCTGTCTTTTGTTTCCCAGATTTTTCTATTGTTGTTCACTGTAAATATCATAAACCTGCTTGAGGTGAATGTGGTCTAGAGCATTCTCATTTACAAAGGCACAGTCTTTGCAGACACGTTTCCTTTACCCATTTAGGTACCAATATACCAGCGCTCTAAGGATTAAAGCATTCCAGGAGTTATACTGTTATTCTCTTTATAACTTATGTCACCATTGTAGAAATACATGGGTTATCTTTTCATAATAGCTCACAAATAAGGCAGAGGTTTTAAAGATAAAAGTATTCCCATGGAATTATGTCTGGCTCGGGAAAGCAAGCTTTATTGGTGGTGGCTGCAttacttgttttggttttcattttgtttgttgttttgtttgtttgtttttttaaattattattccctCTCCTGTAAACTGTCAACtgtaaaacataagaaaaacaagttttcaggCACATGGACCCTTTCTCAATGTGCTTCCCATGCATCTGAACTGTCCCATGGCAGGGCTCTCACGTGGACTTGGCTGTAAGGTTGGAAGTATGactatgtgtttttgttttgttcttttaaaatgagcGGGAAGTTGGAAGATCCATCTTAATCTTAACAAGAACTGTGGAGAGTCTTAAAAttatctgttggggttttttttgttaaatacttgAATCTGTTTTATGCCATTAGATGTGAATTGTGACTCCTAGCAATATCAACATTTGTTCTTAAgcccttgttttcattttaatgatttatCTTGCTTATATTGTTGCTTACCTATACAGAAGAGGTATTGAAATTTTTTTGCTCATTCTGCCTTATGTAGTGTCTTTTGAGATGACTCATTAGGATTGTATTCCTTAAGTGATGTGGAAGAGCAGATTCTAAATTtgtcacacagacacacaacatCAATACACAACGTAAACCCAGTTGTTCTTATGCCACTTGCTCAAGGAGTAGTATGTGCCAAGCAGCCTTCCTGACAAGGTACAAGAGGTTGGGGTGGACATTATGCATTTATAGAACGCTATTTATGTTACTGGAAGCAATTTCAACTTACAATGACAATCTCCctaattaaaaaatggaaaccaTCCTTCTAAAACATGTATGGAGTCACGCTgctcaaaattaaattacttaagAAAACAGGACGAAGAAGTtgccttgttttgtttccccCAGCTCTGTATGCGTctcagctgtgctctgctcccagctaaTGGGTTTTCTGGTTGGCTGTGggggttttatttccttctaaatcTTGATGTTCTGGTCTTTCATCTGAATTAAGGAAGACCGAGGCAgccttttctgctgtggtttggCAACTTAAGAGtgcttttaaagtaattagaAATGTTGTCTGGAGTAGGAAGCTCTCGCATGCATGTGTTGGAAGCAGCCATGCTGCGGCTGGGCACATCTCTGCACCTTGGGTGCTGATTGCCACTTCCAGCTTTCTGCCACAGAAATCATAGGCTGAATAAATCGCCATGGGGAAGAGCACGGTGGaaagaaagcatccttcttcCCGGGGTACTGACGGATTGGAAAACCTCTACTTAAGCATAgctagaaatgttttttctaaagtGAAATTTGATAGAGGACCAGGGTTAAGTATTTCACAATGTGCTGTCTGCTCTGTCTTTCTGAACTGGGGAACAAACGTGTTTGGAAACTTTCTCGTTCTGTCTGTTGCACGTGTTATGACAATGGTGCCCAGACCTCAGTTTGCTGGCAAGTCTGGGTGCAGGTAACAGCTGATGCTGGGTGATGCAGGAGGAGGCATGGCTCCTTGCCCTCTGCTTACATACCTACTACTTTTGTCTCCTCCTTCAGCTTTCTTTCCACCTTAGACTCACAATTTTCTATCTTAAACTTTTCCAGCCCCAGACCTGGTTATAGTATGTCCTtgtattggtttttttcctcccctcttcccagcagCCGGTATCTGTCCTGCAGCACTTGACATGAGCAATGAGCACCTCCAGCTGCCATTTGGGAATGGTTCTCGTGTCACAGCTCAGAAATCGTTGTACCAAAATAAATAACCTAGTAGTTTATTAACTAACAAATTAAAGTTGTGTGGCAGATGGATAACTACTGCTTCTCAGAAAAGATGACAGGAACAAAGCTTAGTTTGAACTGGGATGCATTTGCATAAGGTGAATATTTGCCCACATACAAGTATCTATAACCTTGAAATCAATCGATTTGTTCTCaaggttatttttctgctttgagttTGTGTTTTGGGCTTCGATcagtggttggtttgtttcttttcaggttaACAACTGTCGATGCCTTAAAAAAGTACACAGTAATTAGAACATCTAGCCTGATAAGACCCAAAAACTCTGAACAACACTTTCTTGTTACTAGGAGGCATCGGTGTGAAGTCCACGCAAGAGGTGATTTAGCTTGGGTGTGTACAGGTGATGCTAAGATGAAAGTTAGTGATAAGTAGCGCTAGTCCTTGCCCTAATCTCTCCATTAGTGCTGGCATGCAACATGTTTATTTTACATGCCTTGCATCTGTTTTAAGCCCCACAATGTGTTGGATTACCTAGGTTCTGTGTAGATACCGCTGTGTATTTGACCATGCCAGCTACTCATAGGTACCTGATACGTATGAAATACAGATGCCACCTGactgtctctctttttctggtGAAGGAAGCCAGATGCTGCAAGCCTTGatacatttttatgttaaattaaaagaaaacacagcttcaTCCCAGGAAACAAGATGCAGCTTTCAttacaaaccaagaaaaccaaaacttgaGCATAGTTGGTATAATTAAAATTGAAGTAGTTTGGATAGGCTTGAAAATGTGTAAAGAAGCCTTGATACTGGGTTAGAGTTGCAAATGCGTGATACTCTGTATGTGCTCTTTCATTCATTTGGAATTGTAGGCATGAAAAATGCACATGCCATGTGGGCGAGGATGGCGCGAGTTGAAGCACGTTGTACGAGATTGCTTGAGCTGTATATTCAGTTTAGAAGTTTTCAGCTGACAAATTGCAAATCAATGTCTCCTATTGCAGCACGTGCTTTCTTGGCAACCACATAGACTGTTAGAGAACAGGCTTAATTTTCtaacctcctttcaggtgttAGGAAAGAAACAATTTCCTAATCCATGTtatattgttgttgttatttgttttataacttgtgctaggtgctgtacaaacacagagagaagcaGCTTAGCTTCAGACCTTGTACAGTCGTGCGTACGCATCAGACTAGCGTTGTCCCAGAGCGTTCTGCTTGCTGGCAATGGGTCTCTTGCAGCGTAGAAAAGCGATGTCAAAACAAGACCACAAATATGATTAACTTCAGGGCTAAAATTACCAGCCTTATTCACTCTTAAAAATAGCTCCTTGTAGACTAGGATTTTATTTGATGTGAGTTTGATCTTATTTTGTGAGAAACTAATTTATTCTGATATGAGTAAGTGAAGCAGAATCTGCCCTTAGCTAAGTCCTATTTGTGTATTTACTTCGTGTAAGCGTGGATAGCAGAAGACTGCAACAAACTGGATGCTTTCAGCTTAGCAAAGCCACAGGTTTTCACATTAAGAAACTAATTCTATCTAAGAATATattcaaattaatataaaaatgtttttataggcttttatttaaatgtgctGTGATATagatgtatatacacacagagaggcAGCGAAACAAGTTTTCTGGTCTTTATAGAATGTGTGCTTGGTTGCCTAAAGCATGGAAAAAAGATGttcaaaatgatattttattaGCTCTTGTGGCTCTTTTCACTAGACTGGTGGACACTGCTCCCTTTTGAACACTTAAAGTTGTCTTTCCTGGAAAAAGTGTTTGTACTAACAGATGATGGAAAGCAAAGCTGTCTGctgtattattattgttgttgttgttattattttctcatctttttctccCAGTTCCCCTCCATTCTATTCAAAGGCACATCAAACTGTTcctgctatttttaaagaaattgctcCGAAGTGAAGCGTCCACTGATGTAGATGAATATTTAAAGCTCAGCTGAGCAGCACATGGGCTGTTTCCTACAACTGTGAGCGCACAGTTCGGTTACAGCCAGGCATAGCATTAGGCTGATAACATCATAAGCTACACAAAATGGTAATGCAATGCAAATATTTGTGCTGCCAGTGTATATTCTGATCACATCTGCTCactgtaatgactttttttttttaaaagtctcttttgttttggggtttttttctaccttttatCAAAGCAAATTCTTGTGTTTCAtctgtcagcagagctgctgttctgttTGAAGTTCTGAGTGAAGTTCTTGAATGCTTGTGAtgaatcagctgggaaaaaattactttggctCTTTGATGCCATGGGTAGTTTGCAAGGCTAACGTATTTGTTCAGTTTGGAAATGTGATGAGCAATATTAGAGACCATACATGCTAATCCTTTTCATGCTAATTCAAGAAAGACAATTTTCACATCATATCGTGAGGTTTTAACATCTCTGTTATAGCTCAAGTAATCCATAGCTAgcatttgtttcttcagaaaactgagagCAAGCAGTGCCCAGGTTGtgagcttttttttgtcttttctcctctcttaGAACAAAATTGAATTATAATCCTCCAAAGGATGATGGCTCAACATACAAGATTGAACTTGAAGGGATATCTGTTGATATCATGAAAGAGATACTAGATTACATCTTCAGTGGGCAGGTatggtattaaaaagaaaactaaacagaaattGAACTATTTGGCAAAATAACCTAGGTTTTAACACTGCTGTCCTGAAAGATAAAACTATCGAGGTTTAAAGCTTTGTGATAAAACTTCCGCAAAGCGATGTATCAcgctggggctgtgtgtgtgaaGTAGAGGCAATAGGCTCTGCAGGAGTTGTCTCCGCTCTTCTTGCGCAGTGGTGGAGGACTCTAAAAGACTCCGTGTCAAATGCTGGTATTAAAATTTGTGGCTGCCTTCAGTAACCTGCAGTCTTTGACAGCTGTAAAAGAGAGCTGGTTTGATAGCAATAGAGATTGAGACCCCATCACTGAACGTTGCAGTACATCAGGCATTCTCCCTTATTGACCTCGTGCCCACCTCTCCAGCCTCTTGTTGCCGACAGCATGCCCCTTCAGGTCTTTGTGCCAGTAGCCTTAGCAGGAATTAAAGTTGGTGTGTCCAGTTTATTCAGAACCAGATTGAGATTGCTGAACGAGTTTaactttcagcagaaaaagaaaaggcagatgtgaCTTGAAATTCTCTTCTGgacatgcattttgaaaaattatttatttattgcagcaAAATTCATTTTAGGTTCCCAGATTAGATGAGCAATTTTATGGTTACTTCAGGCACAAAATTTTGCTTGACACCTTCTGTCGAGCAAATGCCTTTCCATCCCTGTGTTAATTTGTAAACGTGTAGTAGTCATAtcaatttctcattatttttacacTAGCATTAATACTCCATTTTTCAGCCACTGAGAATGAGTGTAATGAATGCGGACATGTCATAAATCAAATGAGTGATAGTAGCTATAACTTCTAAATTAATTCTTGCAGATCAGGCTAAATGAAGAAACTATCCAAGATGTGGTACAGGCAGCTGATCTCCTGCTGCTTACAGACTTAAAAACTCTCTGCTGTGAGTTTTTAGAAGGTTGCATAGCTGCTGAGAACTGTATTGGTATTCGGGACTTTGCACTGCACTATTGTTTGCATCATGTTCACTACCTTGCCTCAGAGTATCTGGAAACTCACTTTCGAGATGTCAGCAGCACAGAGGAATTCTTGGAACTGACTCCTCAAAAACTGAAAGAAGTGCTGTCGATGGAAAAGCTCAATGTTGGAAATGAAAGATACGTCTTTGAAGCGGTGATTAGGTGGATTTCTCATGATTCAGAATCGAGAAAGGTCAGGACATCcaaatgtttatattttgaaCGTTGCCCAAATTGGTGTGTTTATTCTAATCGGTGGGAACTTAAAATAGATACATTTCCTTCGGGGCTAATCTTGCACTTACAGAATTAGTTGAATTTTGCCTGAAATGCAGACAATGGGATTGCAGTAAAAGGGTGGCAGCTGTGTTGAGGATGTATCATCTGCTGTCTTTATTATTTAATaggcattaaggaaaaaaagtacctttttagTATTTGATGATATAGTCCTGTTTTTGTAGagagaaagcacattttgaagACTTGATGCATTTTCTTAATGACATTTTGTTGTAGATTTTGTTATTACTTCCAAatatcaaaaatactttttcaagtTTTCGATAAATATAGAAGCATCTGTATGTACGAGTGCCTTAATGCTGTTCTGTAAAGTTTGGGGGATTTTCTGGCATTTATCTCTTTCTGTAGGTTCACATGAAGGATGTCATGTCAGCAGTGTGGGTTTCAGGCTTAGATGCAGCGTATTTACGGGAGCAGATGATGAGCGAACCACTGGTACGGGAAATCGTCAAAGAATGCAACAATATTCCCCTCACGCCGCCCCAGCAGGGAGAGGCGATGCTGGCCTCCTTCAAGCCCCGGGGTTACTCGGAGTGTATAGTGACTGTTGGTGGAGAAGAACGAGTGTAAGTATGAAGGGGTGTCGCAGGTTGTCACGTCTGGTAAGATACAAGCATCTAGCATTCATGGCACATCTGAAAACACAATGTGGAGAGAATATGTGCGCCTAATGGGCTTATTACTCTAGcatttgagtttgtttttaagTCGATCAGACACACCTAAAATACCTTTGTGAATGATTCAGCAATAAATAGTTATTTTGTGATAATTTTCTGCCATTTAACATGTAGTAGACTTAGAGTAGGACATGGTGTTTGTTCAGTAAATGTTGgctggtggttttggtttggttttttttttgttaccttttttttttttaacagagtagACTTTATTCAAAATAAGCACAGAACGTTGGAGAAACACTTTTCTAATGACCTGAAAAGCATCTATAATctatcttaaaaataatgaacatGTGCTTTAATGGTTTTGTTTATAATAGCTGTAGTtccaaaaaaaagtcattattggTGCATCTGAGATGCCAGGTGAAAACTCCTGTTCCACACAATGATCCCTTTCTTTTCTTGAGTACCCCCTGCAGTAGAGGGGAGGGTTTTGTCCTGTTTAAATAAGTTTAGCACTTAGATGTTTGGTCTTTACAGAATTGtaataaaatacttaatattttgcACATCAGTTTGTGGATTGCTTTACTCCGACATTACTAATACTCCCTATCAGTTCTTTTTAGTTTGTTCAAAGTTCCTTCACAAAAAAATGTTACAGGCAGATACAGTACGAATGAAGTGCATCTGTTTTTTATGTCTCCAGTCTGTACAAAACTCAGTTTACACACGTTTGGTTTGGGGGTCTTCTCCTTACCAGGGAAATGCCACGCtttatgaatatatattaaaacatgAACAAGCAAGCTTCGGACACAAGTTGCTAGCAGTGAACTCCTAAAACTCTTgtcttgtctttctgtttttgtttgttccctCCCCACCCTGTGTTCAGATCACGGAAACCAACCTCAGTGATGCGGTGTATGTGTCCTCTTTATGATCCCAATAGACAGCTCTGGATTGAACTTGCTCCTATGAGTATTCCAAGGATCAATCATGGAGTATTGTCAGCAGGTAAAGGGGAACTTTGTATTTGTAAAGTCAATATTATGAAAACTTACCAGTGCCTCAAAATCTGAGATACAgcttataataatatttttttctttaagattgaCTGCACTGGGGTTATTTCATGCTTCCCCTTTGTCTGCCCAGAACATTGCTTGATTCTGTGAAAATCCCTGTCATCTGAGTGTCTTAAAATCACTATTCCCGCAACACTTTGTGGGAATCTGCTACATCTGTCTCTCCAGGAGTATTTTACGTTTTAAGTAAATTCTAGTTGCTGCATCACTGAATATGTTGAAGAGTATCTGCAGGGGTAGACTTGAGTCCAGGTATAAATATGTGCTTTACCTTCTCCAGTTCAGAGTTTGACCTGTGTCTGGTCTGAATCTTTTAGCGAATTCCAGGATACAACTCACCAGTCATGTTGTCTTGCTCAGTGTACAGGTGTGAGTCCCGTTTTTAAGATCATGttacattttgttttacagaaggatTTTTATTTGTGCTTGGTGGTCAGGATGAAAACAAGGGAACGCTAAGCTCTGGAGAGAAATATGATCCAGATACCAATTCATGGAGTTCCTTACCACCAATGAATGAGGCAAGATCACTAACTGTTGGGATTTAAGTTTTCACTTTggcaaaatgttccttttcttctgcaaaatttgATTCTGAATCTCCAGTCACTTGCATCTTACACATTCAAAATCATGCTACAGCCTGACTTCTGTTTATATCTTGTTGTTATACTTGTGGTCTGATACTGACTGCCAGATCtggaaaaagtaaacaaatagtGAAGAGCTAGCTGTAAAGATGAACTACGCAATTTCAGGAATTTCATAATGAATCAGTCATATAGTATACTTAATGTTCTGTGTATACTGGCCTTCTAAAACAAGAGAACTCTTAAATGGACAAAGAGATCGGACTGTGCAGAAAAGATGGACAAGGACTGGCCAACATACAGAGCTTGGCTTGCACAGACATATTTAGGTTTGGTTTGAGTTAATGCTTCCTTCTTCATATTTGCATTCCATCAAAAAGTAACAGTTTATTATTTGTAAACATATATCCTCAATACACCTGTGTTTTTATCTTCTTAAATCAGCATAGGGTGTTTATTAAGAAATTGTTTGCCACAGGATTTTCCTCATTACAGTCTCCGGTTGGCAAAGGCC is drawn from Mycteria americana isolate JAX WOST 10 ecotype Jacksonville Zoo and Gardens chromosome 8, USCA_MyAme_1.0, whole genome shotgun sequence and contains these coding sequences:
- the GAN gene encoding gigaxonin isoform X2; translation: MSGPSAVSDPQHPARLLRALSSFREESRFCDAHLVLEGEEIPVQKNILAAASPYIRTKLNYNPPKDDGSTYKIELEGISVDIMKEILDYIFSGQIRLNEETIQDVVQAADLLLLTDLKTLCCEFLEGCIAAENCIGIRDFALHYCLHHVHYLASEYLETHFRDVSSTEEFLELTPQKLKEVLSMEKLNVGNERYVFEAVIRWISHDSESRKVHMKDVMSAVWVSGLDAAYLREQMMSEPLVREIVKECNNIPLTPPQQGEAMLASFKPRGYSECIVTVGGEERVSRKPTSVMRCMCPLYDPNRQLWIELAPMSIPRINHGVLSAEGFLFVLGGQDENKGTLSSGEKYDPDTNSWSSLPPMNEARSNFGVVEIDGILYILGGEDGERELISMESYDIYSRTWTKQPDLTMVRKIGCYAAMKKKIYAMGGGSYGKLFESVECYDPRTQQWTAICPLKERRFGAVACGVASELYVFGGVRSRDDSQASEMVTCKSEFYHDEFKRIFILPCIAQTK
- the GAN gene encoding gigaxonin isoform X1; its protein translation is MSGPSAVSDPQHPARLLRALSSFREESRFCDAHLVLEGEEIPVQKNILAAASPYIRTKLNYNPPKDDGSTYKIELEGISVDIMKEILDYIFSGQIRLNEETIQDVVQAADLLLLTDLKTLCCEFLEGCIAAENCIGIRDFALHYCLHHVHYLASEYLETHFRDVSSTEEFLELTPQKLKEVLSMEKLNVGNERYVFEAVIRWISHDSESRKVHMKDVMSAVWVSGLDAAYLREQMMSEPLVREIVKECNNIPLTPPQQGEAMLASFKPRGYSECIVTVGGEERVSRKPTSVMRCMCPLYDPNRQLWIELAPMSIPRINHGVLSAEGFLFVLGGQDENKGTLSSGEKYDPDTNSWSSLPPMNEARSNFGVVEIDGILYILGGEDGERELISMESYDIYSRTWTKQPDLTMVRKIGCYAAMKKKIYAMGGGSYGKLFESVECYDPRTQQWTAICPLKERRFGAVACGVASELYVFGGVRSRDDSQASEMVTCKSEFYHDEFKRWIYLNDQNLCIPTSSSFVYGAVPIGASIYVIGDLDTGTNYDYVREFKRSTGTWQRTKPLFPSDLRRTGCAALRIANCKLFRLQLQQGLFRIRVPSP